From the genome of Diabrotica virgifera virgifera chromosome 8, PGI_DIABVI_V3a:
caggataaatcgtttttcccaataatagcgccatctatccacagttcgaaaaaatgttttgaataaaagtagCTTACTTTTAAGTAACAAATCCAAATCTACACAAAAACTGGgtatttccatttgagattttaaagttagcccccaccccacctccagggggtgtagtgcgGGTTGGTGTTTGTTGTCTTTGGattgatttttgaaaatgatttaacatgtatttttcagtttttcaatccgatgtttagttctcgaaatattcgaccgttccactacttttgggacaccttgtatatgtCAAGGCATTATTTTGCGAATGTACATAATGCTCTCTTACATGACCATTTTtaaacgaaaaagaaaaaaaaacaaaatataaacacaataattatttttattgcagatttttaaattttataattaactattctaaaaaGTGTTGAGGCAGTTTCATTCGGTTCAGTACTAGTCTTGATATAACGGTATTCTAGTGGAGTACTCCAGCCAAAGTTGGGCCCCAGAGACCGCTAGCTTTAACTGTGCCAGAGGGACCATCGATGATGACTGGGGCTGTTTTGGGACCGGCTACTACAGCTCCGTGAGCACTAGCTTCAACAACaccttaaaaaaaacaaaaaacatcaagTATATTTCCATAAATTGGAAATCCTAGGAAAATGAATGGATTAAATTGCGAAGAAAAACGACAAGAATATTTACCTCCTCCGTTGGTAATAGCAACAGCACCAGCTGGGGCAACAAGTGGAGCAGCGAGAGGGGCAACAAGTGGACCAGCGAGAGGAACGCCAAGTGGACCAACAACTGGACCAACACCCCAAGGACCGACGACAGGACCAAGTCCTAATCCTAATCCTAATCCTAGTGGTCTGCTGATGATGGTGGCGGAACTAGGTGGGACGATAACTGCTCTTGGTCCTACTACGCCCAATCCAAGGCCTAGTCCCAGGCCGCTTGGAGAAGCACAGGATACTGCCAAGGTGGCGAAGAGAGCAATGATCTGCAAGTAACCAAATAAAATTAGAATAAAAAACATCTACATATTTACACATATATAATTTTTAGCACAAATAAATGAAGCAATtttatgaaattattatattttaatataacaGTTGAGAACCCGATCCCAACAAAGGTTTTCTATAGTCTTAATAAAACATACACGCACGAATCAAGGTTATCTCGTATCCTCTGAAGATCCCCCATTACGTATTCACTCTAGTAATGCCCAGCTCACTGCCAAACAGATCCTAACGGAATACTGACATTATCAACACAGCTGCATTGATTTGAAAGGTAGTTTGGAGGAGCTTCTAAATTCCCCAAGCCGTTTGGAAGACTGATAAGTGATAAATTGCTTGAAGACTTCACAGTTGTGTTTACACGTTTAGTACATATATAATGCTGAAAATAAagacaattaaaaaaacattacCTAATTAGTTATAATCTGTGAAATACTTTAATCTGttaattatactaaatttaaaatcgagaTGCAGtacaaataaacaaaccaagacacgttaaatgttactaggagcactcccgaatcataatttacaatatgttaccggccaaaagGTCGGATtaaacatcaacaagacgcaaataatgactaatctggtgctaaatcgtaatattgttgttgatggaatagATATTGAGCAGAccgcatcttataagtacttggaacatgaaattcggttgggaagagataaccagacgtgagagctcccacgtcgcataggattagtcTGGaaagcgtttggtaaactgaactatgtatttaaatctgACTTACCCATATGCTTGAAAagaaaaatctttgaccagtgtgttgcctgtactcacatgtggagccgaaacattaacactaacaaaaaaggtacagtgaacaagattcgcgtaactcagagggctatggagcgccagatgttgggtgtctcccggAAAGACCGAATCCCAAATGAAGAAATACGcggtagaacaaaaacaacagacgctgtcgaaaaaatcgcctcgcttaagtggaattgggcacgacacgtcgccagattatcagacaaccgatggaccaAACGTATTGtagagtggaggccacgagaagaagcactacggaacagaggacgcccaccaaccagatgggccgGCGATCTGAAATATGTTAtcagtaactggatgcaagccgctcAAAACAGAAACATATGGAAAGAGCTGAGGAAGAtttatgtccagcagtggacgcgtacgggttgatgatgtaAAAACGTTGAATTACTGTAGCTGTGTCAATACCGTGCGTTGCGGAGACAtgttaaactaaataaaaaaaaaatcgtggaaTATTTAAATAATTCCATTAAGGAAAATTATTCGTACAACAGAGCTAATTGCACTAGAGAACACGTAATTGCTCACACACCAGGCAAGCTAGAAGAGAACACGTAATTGCTCAAATGCCTTTAAAAATATGAGcctacaaaaaaataattaaaaaatcaaaatgatGGCATCCACACTTAACAGCGAGTCAGAAACATCGGTCTTCAATTCACTGTTAATATCTGAAGTAGTGGAcaaatcagtggcggctcgtgatttttacaataggggaggctatacctaactgaaaaatatctagacaaatttgcactagcaaaaaatgtaatttaaggctccattttttgaccatttttgatttacatttcataatatcatcctaattcataatttcatgatatcatatcattttaaaaatagttagtctaattgtaaaagtttaataccaaagtttgtgtcgtttatttgttaacaattccatctatttgtaaatagatacctatgcatatcaaaataaatacagatttgaagttttgcagtccatacataatgaagcttcaaattttttaagatactcaactgaatttttttaattctaaacgcggcgcactgcgaattcaaaaacatgataaattaccgatattttgctttgagttagagatatcggaaaaagttatttgagcaagttgttccaaatattattataaccccacataccaaatttcataacaaaattcgcacttttagatttttcattatttttagtcaggaccctaaaattcgttgtccggagacgcacgcaaccacgcaacggagccgagaagctactctgcctcccttggtatatctccgggcagcgtgtgatggcgccgtagacacagcataataaacgaaaccagcaaggacactccctgatgccgcctttgaagttgaaaagtacagggtcgccgtttttcgcgtagtacatctcagtggtATGTGATGTGTTAGTTtatcagtgttgccgatgtcaccaaCTTTATTACTCGTGAGAGattctttttgaataatttctggaatttatgcaaaagattaacaatacaatcgccattcatcgtcaatattttgtgttatgtcccaattattgacataattcttacaggcatacgtataaaattatgttaaaaaatatttaatattatcagaatgtcataaaagttaagtaaatctgttaattatgtacaaatcggcaacactgtcgattttctacattgtctggtactacgcacaaaatggccgacgatctgcgccgtaatagtgcgcgaacttttcccgcctactagtgtgtcactgctgttgcgttttctatgctgtgccgtagatgccactgttaggagaccgggtctctttaaacgcctgctgcgctgcactgagactgctgggcttctcggctccgtccatgcatctcgggataacccagggtcctgcctagaataatatttaataaaactgagacgcgatcatgcgttctaatgctaatgctccgtatgtatggataattagtgataatatggaatttacacgttgtataatagtgagagtgcttactgttttcgcgattcatgataaacaaaacagtgtagagtgtgtaaaaaatttatgggaaggctgagcctcccttgcctcctctgatgAGCCGCCACtgggacaaattcacatacttaggctccccgATGACCAAGAGCAACTCAACAACGGAAGAAATCAAACTCAAAAAATTTTGGCAAATAAGTGATATTTTGGGCTGctacaaaacaaaaataattatacagggtagcgagaaagtatggaaacacggcaATATCTCGTAAACCGCTGGAATGATTTTTATAagttttggtgggtaagggttttctaatacggtcgatattatagtggtaattacagtgttgtcaaatcttccggtTTTCTGggaatctaatgaactttctgatttcaaatagaataccctgtatattatttgcatttagacatccttaagaaatactgattatttttatgtTACATTTCCTATACTTAAATgctataatttcggagttattgctacatttattaaaaaaaattttaaacaaattataaaaatcaaatttatcGGCCGcgatagacattattttaggttctttggatcattgggaacaaaaaaggtcttttgtaatttttctttaaagttaatcgtttccgagttataaacaatgtaaaactatcaaaaatacaaaattagactagaaaattttcaaacaaaaacacgtaaaaaaataatttttgaaattacgaagtacctataTCAAGCTCAGACCTTGTTTTATCAGCtaaataagaatttttggcaggtttaattctaaaacattgttttttttaattgttaatgaagcgcttATGAGAGGACGAGagatcgggctgcattaaaaactagaaaaaaatattttaaaatgaaataagcccaaattacttaccggtaactgataaaataaggtttgagcttgaatttaggctaatcgtagtttcaaaaataatatttgttaattgtgtttttaaacctagaaaatcttcatttttcggtttttttcagttttaaattgtctATAGCTCGGAAACGATTAAGTTTAGACAAAAATTACAAAAggccttttttgtttccaatgattcaaagaacctaaaataatgtctatctcgatcgaaaaatttgatttttataatttatttaaaaattatggcacttaggtataggaaatataacattaaaaataatcaatatttcttaaggacgtcaaaacgcaaaaaatatacaggatgttccatttgaaaaaaagaaagttcattagatttccagaaaaacgaaagatttgacaacaatgtaattaccactataatatcggccgtattagaaaacccttacccaagaaaatctataaaaatcgttacAGTGGTTTCCGAGAAaataccgtgtttccatactttctcgctaccccgTATAGCAACCCGTTATACCGCCAGTGCTGACATGTGGAAAACATGGAACATCTCCAAGCCAGATAAAAACTTGacaggaatattcggtggcatctgtgaaaatggtatttggaggagaaGGTACAAATTGAATATACCACAAACGAATACAAATAGGTATCTGGTGCTAAAGATGTAATAGCACTCataaacaaacaaatgaaatagagaatgccgaaaaatccccttacgaacaattcacacatccactacttcgggctgggaaaaattttttgaatagaatcgaagatccaaacaccagctcttagaaatgtgtttcgccctcttcaacctctatgggctcatcggtatgtgtctgaagatattcaacctctcatcttcaccgatgagcccatagaggttgaagagggcgaaacacatttctaagagctggtgtttggatcttcgattctattcaaaaaaattttcccagcccgaagtagtggatgtgtgaattgttcgtaaggggatttttccgcattctctatttcatttgtttgttttcgtacgagtggtcgtccaaaccagtacctgtggatcttttgatcactgagtgtgtttcaaagatctacatcttttgtttttttcataaacattatcttacttactctaaaataattagggaattaaaacttgagaatggcattgtcaggttgggcgtagatttacgttcctgctatgtctaggtctcgaatgttgttttttgattggaatgtgtctgaagatattcaacctctcatcttcaccgatgagcccatagaggttgaagagggcgaaacacatttctaagagctggtgtttggatcttcgattctattcaaaaaatttttcccagcccgaagtagtggatgtgtgaattgttcgtaaggggatttttccgcattctctatttcatttgtttgttttcgtacgagtggtcgtccaaaccagtacctgtggatcttttgatcactgagtgtgtttcaaagatctacatcttttgttttttcatagcACTCATAAAAATACGAAGACTCAGATGGGACATTTAGAGAGATcgcagcagaacaaccctcctagacgAATTCTTATCTCATAGGCGGTCGGAAGTAGATAAAGAGTTAGGCCAAAGCTTAGATGGAGGGATGGTGTAGATGAAGATGCTAAAATATTAGGTATAGCAAATTAGCAACGGTAATAAATAGGGTTAACCGGTAAAATAGACTTGGGGAGGTCGGGGGACTTGGGGAAGAGGAAGGGGGACATTAATGTTAGtagtgaaaattgttaaaaaaaatatatgtctgGGAAGAAGATGATAGTGATTAGATCTTAAAAATATAAGAGAGTGAACCGGTTTAATTCAAATTCTGTGAAGAAGACGCAAGAAAAAGGTTTAGAAAAGTACATAAGACAATACAAAATATCCTTAAACCCGGATTTCAGAGAAAGGATGCCATTAAAATAGAATgccaaaacattaaaaatgttaaataaaatactgaaaatagATAAAGAACAAAAATGGTAAAAATGGAAACATCGTTTCGAAGAGCTTTAGTGACAGTTTGGTTAAAACATTATATTGCTccttgtttttaaaccaggaggagtaaactaaaaagacagattcacacccaaaaaattcactagaaaaatcaccaaatgcatcttatttttttggttgatcatgccGGCCTTCgatggtaatccataaatattatattatactaataagtCGCTAAAGAGTTCTTAGGTATAGCAAATTGgcaaacaactgttttttatacaaatgcagactaaaaatgtaaaaattaaaggaataatgcagaaacaCAAACAATCGCCGAGATaatttaattaacctatgaaatgccagtggtgtcaaaatttcataaaagtcaatagtgtcaaaatttcataacagacGTGAgagaccaattacaaacaagcattactgcgcggtaaatttgaattactcctcctggtttaaaaacagcaTATAGTAGAGAAACAtctcaaaaaagaaattgaaaaactaaTAACAATCACGAAAAATCAAAGTCGCGATTAATAAGGGACGTATAACTAACTCCTTGAGATTATAAAAGCTATCTGAGCCGAGGAAATGCCCAGGAAATATCCCAGAGGCGAACGAATCAATTACAAGAGCTACACAAAAAATAGGGATAGAACTGAATGTGCACGTTATAGAAAAATGTCCCTGTTTTATGTACTATACAAGCAAGAGAAAATTAGCTACTATGAATACGACAAATCGGTGCAAATAGACAAAAGAAAATTAATAGAAGCCATAAAAGAATTTTTAAGTGCTAACAAAAATAACAAGAATGGTAATAAGGACACAAAAACCTATTGTACAGTTTCAGTATTTGACGTGCAGAAAATTGTTCACCAGAGATATCATTTGCCTACCCTACACCCTATTATTCAATACACCCTTTGACAAAATTATGAGACAGTGGTAACAAATAAATAGATTCGGTACGTATTCTCCACAGATAATCAACTTTTAGCGTGAATCAAAGGCATGGCATTCACTGCCAGATATGCAATTGCtagatacagggtgttagtaaataagtatgaaaaattttaagggctaattctacatgaaaaattaatgccagtttgctctataaacatatgtccgcaaatgcttagtttcggagatacggggtgttgaaatttttatttcaaactgccaatttatttatggctctaagaccagttgagctatgaaaatgaaattggTGAGTTTTacgaggtagttattacgaattttatgacatacaattaataattttgtattcatcattggcgcgcctacgggcaatggtctgaattattttaaagaaaaaaatagtacaccactgagatatttcgaattagaaattatttttaaattccacgtctaatttatgataaaaaaaacctttcttgcctttttttcataggatgcaccgtttttatgcagaaaaataaa
Proteins encoded in this window:
- the LOC126889274 gene encoding uncharacterized protein LOC126889274, producing MIYIYRGVAFVITLFSPDNSINYTNMNGLIIALFATLAVSCASPSGLGLGLGLGVVGPRAVIVPPSSATIISRPLGLGLGLGLGPVVGPWGVGPVVGPLGVPLAGPLVAPLAAPLVAPAGAVAITNGGGVVEASAHGAVVAGPKTAPVIIDGPSGTVKASGLWGPTLAGVLH